The proteins below come from a single Mycolicibacterium sp. TY81 genomic window:
- a CDS encoding glycerol-3-phosphate 1-O-acyltransferase — MKHTADDLASFDPTDDALVLTAVGSAAEWDLLNDWLAHQRKQHPDTRLEVLRLPTEGEPSPGTLARLVELLGADESRSVVPVRVFWVPAGLPTRSKIVGLISGRDRYRPPELLQRRILRKDPLRARVVAGEPATVAQLRQQWKDTTTAENPREFARFVLRRAQLAIERVELRLLGPEYKSPRLVKPEVLASARFREGLEKIPGATVEKAGEMLDELSTGWSRFSVDFIPKIGRAIFSRGFDPNVDYDREQVEAMRHALELHPAVLLFSHRSYLDGVIVPVAMQENRLPPVHTFAGINLAFGLMGPIFRHSGVIFIRRNIAGDPLYKYVLKEYVGYIVEKRFNLNWSIEGTRSRTGKMLPPKLGLLAYVADAYFDGRSEDILLQPVSISFDQLHETAEYAAYARGGEKTPEGLSWLYHYIKAQGDRNFGKIYVRFPKAVSMREQLGPPDGEIANDPAAKRLALQKMAFEVAWRILRATPINATALVSALLLTTRGLALTLDQLHHTLQDALDYLERKQIPMTNSVLRLRTPEGVRAALDAMSGGHPVTAVDSGRQPVWYIAPQDEHEAAFYRNTTIDAFLETAIVELAMAHAAKAESDPVEAFWSQVMRLRDLLKFEFYFADSASFREHIVEEMSWQANCEQQLAEGGEAIYAMLRAKRPIIAGAMLRPFLEAYELVADVLRGTPPDISEKDLTKRALGVGRQYVAQGRIRSNESVSALLFTTARQVVADQKLLEAAPDLEERRTAFLAELRAILADLATVDSIGWIKFDVRELQRRKAKKAIDVIEAE, encoded by the coding sequence GTGAAGCACACCGCGGACGACCTCGCCAGCTTCGACCCGACGGACGACGCGCTGGTGCTGACCGCGGTCGGCTCGGCTGCCGAATGGGACCTGCTCAACGACTGGCTGGCGCACCAGCGTAAGCAGCACCCGGATACCCGCCTCGAGGTGCTCCGGTTGCCGACCGAGGGGGAGCCCTCGCCCGGCACGCTGGCCCGCCTGGTGGAGCTGCTCGGCGCCGACGAAAGCCGGTCGGTGGTACCCGTCCGGGTGTTCTGGGTGCCCGCCGGGCTGCCGACGCGCTCCAAGATCGTGGGGTTGATCTCGGGCCGCGACCGGTACCGGCCACCGGAGCTGCTGCAGCGCCGCATCCTGCGCAAGGACCCGCTGCGGGCCCGGGTGGTGGCCGGTGAGCCCGCCACGGTTGCGCAGTTGCGGCAGCAGTGGAAAGACACCACGACCGCCGAAAACCCCAGGGAATTCGCCCGTTTCGTGCTGCGCCGGGCCCAGCTCGCCATCGAGCGGGTGGAGCTGCGGCTGCTGGGGCCCGAGTACAAGTCACCGCGGCTGGTCAAGCCCGAGGTGCTGGCGTCGGCGCGGTTCCGGGAGGGCCTGGAGAAAATCCCCGGCGCGACGGTCGAGAAGGCCGGCGAGATGCTCGACGAGCTCTCGACGGGCTGGAGCCGGTTCTCCGTCGACTTCATCCCGAAGATCGGGCGCGCCATCTTCAGTCGCGGTTTCGACCCCAACGTGGACTACGACCGCGAGCAGGTCGAGGCCATGCGGCACGCGCTGGAGCTGCACCCCGCCGTCCTGCTGTTCTCGCACCGGTCCTACCTCGACGGCGTGATCGTGCCGGTGGCGATGCAGGAGAACCGCCTGCCACCGGTGCACACGTTCGCCGGCATCAACCTGGCCTTCGGCCTGATGGGGCCGATCTTCCGGCACTCCGGCGTCATCTTCATCCGGCGCAACATCGCCGGCGACCCGCTCTACAAGTACGTGCTCAAGGAGTACGTCGGGTACATCGTGGAGAAGCGCTTCAACCTCAACTGGTCCATCGAGGGCACCCGCTCCCGGACCGGAAAGATGTTGCCGCCCAAGCTCGGTCTGCTCGCCTACGTCGCCGACGCGTACTTCGACGGCCGCAGCGAGGACATCCTGCTGCAGCCCGTCTCCATCAGCTTCGACCAGCTGCACGAGACGGCCGAGTACGCCGCGTACGCCCGCGGCGGCGAGAAGACCCCCGAAGGCCTGAGCTGGCTCTACCACTACATCAAGGCACAGGGCGACCGGAACTTCGGCAAGATCTACGTGCGGTTCCCCAAAGCGGTGTCGATGCGCGAACAGCTGGGGCCACCGGACGGTGAGATCGCCAACGACCCGGCAGCCAAACGCCTTGCGCTGCAGAAGATGGCGTTCGAGGTGGCCTGGCGCATCCTGCGGGCCACCCCGATCAACGCCACGGCGCTGGTGTCGGCGCTGCTGCTGACCACCCGCGGTCTGGCACTGACGCTGGATCAGCTGCACCACACCCTGCAGGACGCGCTGGACTACCTTGAGCGCAAACAGATTCCGATGACCAACTCGGTCCTGCGGCTGCGCACGCCGGAGGGAGTCCGGGCCGCGCTCGATGCGATGTCCGGCGGGCATCCGGTGACGGCGGTCGACAGTGGCCGGCAGCCCGTCTGGTACATCGCGCCGCAGGACGAACACGAGGCCGCGTTCTACCGCAACACGACCATCGACGCGTTCCTGGAGACCGCCATCGTCGAGTTGGCCATGGCACACGCGGCCAAGGCGGAATCCGATCCGGTGGAGGCCTTCTGGTCGCAGGTGATGCGGTTGCGCGACCTGCTCAAGTTCGAGTTCTACTTCGCCGACTCGGCATCCTTCCGCGAGCACATCGTGGAGGAGATGTCGTGGCAGGCCAATTGCGAGCAGCAGTTGGCCGAGGGCGGCGAAGCCATCTACGCGATGCTGCGGGCCAAGCGCCCGATCATCGCCGGCGCGATGCTGCGGCCGTTCCTGGAGGCCTACGAACTGGTTGCCGACGTCTTGCGGGGTACGCCGCCCGACATCAGTGAGAAGGACCTGACGAAGCGGGCCCTCGGCGTCGGCCGGCAGTACGTTGCACAGGGCCGGATTCGCAGCAACGAGTCGGTGTCGGCGCTGCTGTTCACGACGGCACGGCAGGTGGTCGCCGACCAGAAGCTGCTCGAGGCGGCGCCTGATCTGGAAGAGCGGCGCACGGCGTTCCTCGCCGAGCTGCGGGCGATCCTCGCGGACCTGGCGACCGTCGACTCGATCGGCTGGATCAAGTTCGACGTCCGGGAGCTGCAGCGGCGCAAGGCCAAGAAGGCCATCGACGTCATCGAGGCCGAGTAA
- a CDS encoding wax ester/triacylglycerol synthase family O-acyltransferase — translation MSDVPDFDTAGLPEELSAVDQLMHRGEANPRTRSGIMGVELLDVTPDWERYRAGFEQASRKAIRLRQKVVMPSLPTAAARWVVDPDFNLDFHVRRVRAPGAGTLREVFDFAELALQSPLDISRPLWTATLVEGLAGGGAANIVHMSHAVTDGVGSMEMFANLYDLERDPAPRPSAPLPIPEDLSPNDLARQGINALPKGIANNVLDVTRGAAGLLGRMMRDPADAVGGVVDYVRSSRRVMTPAAPPSPVLRRRGLASRSEAIDIKFGDLHRASKAAEGSINDAYLAALCGALRRYHEAKGIPVATLPMAVPVNVRSDSDPAGGNRFAGVNIAAPIGVVDPRKRIQKVRAQMTRKREERAIEVVGVVAPLLNLVPDPLLESMAGSVVNSDVQASNVPGPPMDTYIAGAKVLRHYGIGPLPGVAMMAVLISRSGWVTISTRYDRASINDPELWARCLLDGFNEVLALGGDGRAIPASFALSDEQAEPAVNGGAAQ, via the coding sequence CCGGACTTTGACACGGCCGGGTTGCCCGAAGAGTTGAGTGCGGTTGATCAGTTGATGCATCGCGGGGAGGCCAATCCGCGCACCCGGTCCGGCATCATGGGCGTGGAACTGCTGGACGTCACCCCGGATTGGGAGCGGTACCGCGCGGGGTTCGAGCAGGCGTCCCGCAAGGCCATCCGTCTGCGGCAGAAGGTCGTGATGCCGAGTCTGCCGACGGCGGCGGCGCGCTGGGTCGTCGACCCCGACTTCAATCTGGATTTCCACGTGCGGCGCGTGCGGGCCCCCGGCGCGGGAACGTTGCGTGAGGTCTTCGACTTCGCCGAGCTGGCGCTGCAGTCGCCGCTCGACATCTCGCGTCCGCTGTGGACGGCCACGTTGGTCGAAGGGCTGGCCGGCGGTGGCGCCGCGAACATCGTGCACATGAGCCACGCCGTCACCGACGGTGTGGGCAGCATGGAGATGTTCGCGAACCTCTACGACCTCGAGCGCGATCCCGCGCCGCGGCCGTCGGCGCCGTTGCCGATCCCCGAAGACCTGTCGCCGAACGACCTTGCGCGCCAGGGCATCAACGCGTTGCCGAAGGGCATCGCCAACAACGTGCTCGATGTGACGCGCGGTGCGGCCGGGCTGCTCGGGCGCATGATGCGCGACCCGGCCGACGCGGTCGGCGGGGTGGTCGACTACGTCCGGTCGAGCCGACGGGTGATGACGCCCGCGGCGCCACCGTCGCCGGTGCTGCGGCGGCGTGGTCTGGCGTCGCGCAGCGAGGCGATCGACATCAAGTTCGGCGATCTGCACAGGGCGTCCAAGGCCGCCGAGGGCTCCATCAACGATGCCTATCTCGCCGCGCTGTGCGGCGCGCTGCGCCGCTACCACGAGGCCAAGGGCATCCCGGTGGCGACGCTGCCGATGGCGGTGCCGGTGAACGTGCGCTCCGACTCGGACCCCGCGGGTGGCAACAGGTTTGCGGGGGTGAACATCGCCGCGCCCATCGGCGTCGTCGACCCGCGCAAGCGCATCCAGAAGGTGCGCGCCCAGATGACCCGCAAGCGCGAGGAGCGCGCCATCGAGGTGGTGGGTGTCGTCGCGCCGTTGCTGAACCTGGTGCCGGACCCGCTGCTCGAGTCCATGGCCGGCTCGGTGGTCAATTCGGATGTGCAGGCCAGCAACGTGCCCGGCCCGCCGATGGACACCTACATCGCCGGCGCAAAGGTGCTGCGGCACTACGGAATCGGGCCCCTGCCCGGTGTCGCGATGATGGCGGTACTCATCTCGCGCAGCGGCTGGGTCACCATCAGTACCCGCTACGACCGGGCGTCGATCAACGATCCCGAGCTGTGGGCCCGCTGCCTGCTCGACGGATTCAACGAGGTGCTGGCCCTGGGCGGGGACGGCCGGGCCATTCCGGCGTCGTTCGCGCTGTCGGACGAACAGGCCGAGCCGGCAGTGAACGGGGGTGCCGCACAATGA
- a CDS encoding HAD-IB family hydrolase/lysophospholipid acyltransferase family protein codes for MSSDDDYAGEFRNARLPGSVAEILASPEGPEVGAFFDMDGTLVAGFTGVIMTQDRLRRRQMGVGEFIGMVQAAVNHQLGRAEFEDLIGRGARMLNGNSLSDLDELGERLFIQHIKKRIYPEMRELVRAHQARGHTVVLSSSALTVQVEPVANFLGIKNVLCNKFETNEDGLITGEVVRPVLWGPGKANAAQHFAANNGVDLAKSYFYADGDEDVALMYLVGNPRPTNPAAKLESVAAKRGWPVLKFSSRSGSSPIAQLRTFAGIASLAPVAAGALGLGLLTGSRRTGVNFFTSAWSKALMATLGIDLNVLGAENLRAQRPAVFIFNHRNQADPMIAGALVSDNFTSVGKKELESNPIMGTIGKVMDAAFIDRDDPASAIESLHKMEELARKGLSILIAPEGTRLDTTEVGEFKKGPFRMAMAAGIPVVPIVIRNAEVIAARDSSTFHAGKVDVVVYPPISVEDWTLDDLSERIAEVRQLYLDTLRKWPHDKVPDAALYHRTAAPAEPDESPDDSGDAPRSAKGRR; via the coding sequence ATGAGTTCGGACGACGACTACGCGGGCGAGTTCCGCAACGCCCGGCTGCCGGGCTCGGTGGCAGAGATTCTGGCCAGCCCCGAGGGGCCGGAGGTCGGCGCGTTCTTCGACATGGACGGCACCCTGGTCGCCGGGTTCACCGGCGTGATCATGACGCAGGACCGGTTGCGCCGCCGCCAGATGGGCGTCGGTGAGTTCATCGGCATGGTGCAGGCCGCGGTGAACCATCAGCTGGGACGCGCCGAGTTCGAGGACCTGATCGGCCGGGGCGCACGGATGCTGAACGGCAATTCGCTCAGTGACCTCGACGAGCTGGGGGAGCGGCTGTTCATCCAGCACATCAAGAAGCGGATCTATCCCGAGATGCGCGAGCTCGTCCGCGCGCACCAGGCGCGCGGGCACACCGTCGTGCTGAGCTCGTCGGCGCTGACGGTCCAGGTGGAACCGGTGGCGAACTTCCTGGGCATCAAGAACGTGCTGTGCAACAAGTTCGAGACGAACGAGGACGGACTCATCACCGGTGAGGTGGTCCGGCCGGTGCTGTGGGGGCCCGGAAAGGCCAACGCCGCACAGCATTTCGCGGCGAACAACGGTGTCGACCTGGCGAAGAGCTACTTCTATGCCGACGGCGACGAAGACGTCGCCCTGATGTACCTGGTCGGCAATCCGCGGCCCACCAATCCGGCGGCGAAACTGGAATCGGTTGCGGCCAAGCGTGGTTGGCCGGTGCTGAAGTTCTCCAGTCGCAGTGGGAGCAGCCCCATCGCACAGCTGCGGACCTTCGCCGGTATCGCGTCGCTGGCGCCGGTCGCCGCCGGTGCGCTCGGGCTCGGGCTGTTGACCGGCAGTCGGCGCACGGGCGTCAACTTCTTCACGTCGGCGTGGAGCAAGGCGTTGATGGCGACCCTGGGCATCGACCTGAACGTGCTCGGCGCGGAGAACCTGCGGGCGCAACGGCCCGCGGTGTTCATCTTCAACCACCGCAACCAGGCGGACCCGATGATCGCCGGCGCACTGGTGAGCGACAACTTCACCTCGGTGGGCAAGAAAGAGCTGGAGAGTAACCCGATCATGGGCACCATCGGCAAGGTGATGGACGCCGCGTTCATCGACCGCGATGATCCCGCCTCGGCCATCGAGAGCCTGCACAAGATGGAAGAGCTTGCCCGCAAGGGCCTTTCGATCCTGATCGCACCGGAGGGCACGCGCCTCGACACCACCGAGGTCGGTGAGTTCAAGAAGGGCCCGTTCCGGATGGCCATGGCCGCGGGTATCCCCGTCGTGCCGATCGTGATCCGCAACGCGGAGGTGATCGCCGCGCGCGATTCGTCGACCTTCCACGCGGGCAAGGTCGATGTCGTCGTGTACCCGCCGATCTCGGTCGAGGACTGGACCCTGGACGACCTGTCGGAGCGCATCGCGGAGGTGCGTCAGCTCTATCTCGACACCCTCCGAAAATGGCCGCACGACAAGGTGCCCGACGCCGCGCTGTACCACCGGACCGCGGCGCCGGCCGAACCTGATGAGTCGCCCGACGACAGCGGTGATGCGCCGCGCAGCGCCAAGGGCCGACGGTGA
- the ssb gene encoding single-stranded DNA-binding protein, producing MFETPITVVGNVVTDVVARRAGESNVATFRMASNSRKKTEDGWEPGNSLYVTVNCWGRVADGVAGRLFKGDPVVVVGHIFTNEYLDKEGNRRSSMEVKATSVGPDMGRCQVKIDPRRPNPVEQEPSQAEPEAGPESPEPENSGALVLSA from the coding sequence ATGTTCGAGACACCGATCACCGTGGTCGGCAACGTCGTCACCGACGTGGTCGCGCGCCGGGCCGGGGAGAGCAACGTCGCCACGTTCCGGATGGCGAGCAATTCCCGGAAGAAGACCGAGGACGGCTGGGAGCCGGGCAACTCGCTGTACGTCACCGTCAACTGCTGGGGCCGGGTGGCCGACGGGGTGGCGGGCCGGCTGTTCAAGGGCGACCCGGTGGTGGTCGTCGGTCACATCTTCACCAACGAGTACCTGGACAAAGAGGGCAACCGGCGGTCGTCGATGGAGGTCAAGGCGACGTCTGTCGGTCCGGACATGGGCCGGTGCCAGGTCAAGATCGATCCCCGGCGGCCGAACCCGGTCGAGCAGGAGCCATCGCAGGCGGAGCCCGAGGCCGGCCCCGAGTCACCCGAACCCGAGAATTCCGGCGCGCTGGTGCTGTCGGCATAG
- the ettA gene encoding energy-dependent translational throttle protein EttA, producing MAEFIYTMRKVRKAHGDKVILDDVTLNFLPGAKIGVVGPNGAGKSSVLKIMAGIDKPNNGDAFLAPGATVGILMQEPELDETKTVRENVEAGVAVKAKLNRYNEVAELMATDYTDELMEEMGKLQEELDAADAWDIDSQLEQAMDALRCPPPDEPVTHLSGGERRRVALCKLLLSKPDLLLLDEPTNHLDAESVLWLEQHLADYKGAILAVTHDRYFLDNVAEWILELDRGRAYPYEGNYSTYLEKKAERLEVQGKKDQKLQKRLKDELAWVRSGAKARQAKNKARLGRYEEMVAEAEKTRKLDFEEIQIPTPPRLGNVVVEVDNLKKGFDDRVLIENLSFTLPRNGIVGVIGPNGVGKSTLFKTIVGLEQPDAGTVKVGETVKLSYVDQSRAGIDPKKTVWEVVSDKLDYIEVGQNEIPSRAYVSAFGFKGPDQQKPAGVLSGGERNRLNLALTLKEGGNLILLDEPTNDLDVETLSSLENALEQFPGCAVVISHDRWFLDRTCTHILAWEGDDEDEAKWFWFEGNFGAYEENKVERLGIEAARPHRVTHRKLTRD from the coding sequence ATGGCCGAATTCATCTACACGATGCGCAAGGTCCGCAAGGCGCACGGCGACAAGGTCATCCTCGACGACGTCACCCTGAACTTCCTGCCCGGCGCGAAGATCGGTGTCGTCGGCCCCAACGGCGCCGGTAAGTCCAGCGTCCTGAAGATCATGGCCGGCATCGACAAGCCCAACAACGGCGACGCCTTCCTGGCGCCGGGGGCCACCGTCGGCATCCTCATGCAGGAGCCCGAACTCGACGAGACCAAGACGGTGCGGGAGAACGTCGAGGCCGGTGTCGCGGTCAAGGCCAAGCTCAACCGGTACAACGAGGTCGCCGAGCTGATGGCCACCGACTACACCGACGAGCTCATGGAAGAGATGGGCAAGCTCCAGGAGGAGCTCGACGCCGCCGACGCGTGGGACATCGACTCGCAGCTGGAGCAGGCCATGGACGCGCTGCGCTGCCCGCCGCCGGACGAGCCCGTCACCCACCTGTCCGGTGGTGAGCGCCGCCGTGTCGCGCTGTGCAAGTTGCTGCTGAGCAAGCCCGACCTGCTGCTGCTCGACGAGCCCACCAACCACCTGGACGCCGAGAGCGTGCTGTGGCTGGAGCAGCACCTCGCCGACTACAAGGGCGCCATCCTCGCCGTCACCCACGACCGGTACTTCCTGGACAACGTCGCCGAGTGGATTCTCGAGCTCGACCGCGGCCGCGCCTACCCGTACGAGGGCAACTACTCGACGTACCTGGAGAAGAAGGCCGAGCGTCTCGAGGTTCAGGGCAAGAAGGACCAGAAGCTGCAGAAGCGCCTCAAGGACGAGCTGGCCTGGGTGCGTTCGGGCGCCAAGGCCCGGCAGGCAAAGAACAAGGCGCGCCTCGGACGCTACGAGGAGATGGTCGCCGAGGCCGAGAAGACGCGGAAGCTCGATTTCGAGGAAATCCAGATTCCGACGCCGCCGCGTCTGGGCAATGTCGTGGTGGAGGTCGACAACCTGAAGAAGGGTTTCGACGATCGCGTCCTGATCGAGAACCTGTCCTTCACCCTGCCGCGTAACGGCATCGTCGGCGTCATCGGCCCGAACGGTGTCGGCAAGTCGACGCTCTTCAAGACCATCGTCGGTCTGGAGCAGCCGGACGCCGGTACCGTGAAGGTCGGCGAGACGGTCAAGCTGTCGTACGTCGACCAGAGCCGCGCGGGCATCGACCCGAAGAAGACGGTGTGGGAGGTCGTCTCCGACAAGCTCGACTACATCGAGGTCGGCCAGAACGAGATTCCGTCGCGGGCCTACGTGTCGGCGTTCGGCTTCAAGGGACCCGATCAGCAGAAGCCGGCCGGTGTGCTCTCCGGTGGTGAGCGCAACCGCCTGAACCTGGCGCTGACCCTCAAAGAGGGCGGCAACCTGATCCTGCTCGACGAGCCGACCAACGACCTGGACGTGGAAACGCTGTCTTCGCTGGAGAACGCGCTCGAGCAGTTCCCCGGTTGCGCCGTGGTCATCAGCCACGACCGCTGGTTCCTCGACCGCACCTGCACCCACATCCTCGCGTGGGAAGGTGACGACGAGGACGAGGCCAAATGGTTCTGGTTCGAGGGCAACTTCGGTGCCTATGAAGAGAACAAAGTGGAACGACTTGGAATCGAAGCGGCGCGTCCGCACAGAGTGACCCACCGCAAGCTGACTCGCGACTAA